One segment of Deltaproteobacteria bacterium DNA contains the following:
- the fliN gene encoding flagellar motor switch protein FliN, protein MEENGVNTTEMDDAWEAALREQRDAEAGVTPTQAQEDEKSPSHPVQQREQRLGDALAPSPGTATVGLELLLSIPVEVSVRLGETKLVVNDLMQLGQGSIVELDKLAGADLDLMINDVVMGRGEVVVVNDRFGLRVTEIVSPEDRIKGLG, encoded by the coding sequence GTGGAAGAGAACGGCGTCAATACAACGGAAATGGACGATGCCTGGGAAGCCGCCCTGCGGGAGCAGCGGGACGCAGAAGCGGGTGTAACGCCGACCCAGGCTCAGGAAGACGAGAAAAGCCCGTCTCACCCGGTCCAACAGAGGGAACAGCGGCTTGGGGACGCTCTTGCGCCGTCACCCGGTACGGCAACCGTTGGTCTGGAACTCCTATTGAGTATTCCCGTTGAGGTGAGTGTCCGCTTGGGCGAGACAAAACTGGTGGTGAACGATCTGATGCAGCTGGGCCAAGGAAGCATTGTCGAGCTGGATAAGTTGGCCGGCGCCGATTTGGATCTGATGATCAACGATGTGGTCATGGGAAGGGGCGAAGTGGTCGTGGTGAACGATCGCTTCGGACTGAGGGTGACGGAGATCGTTTCACCGGAGGATCGAATCAAGGGACTCGGCTAG